The genomic interval TGAGAAAGTTGGGTTTTAGTTAGGGCATGTGGGAGGTGTTTAGTCTCGTAGTGAGAGAGATGGTTGCAAGTGCAAAAATTGACTGAGACTAATTTACCCCTCAGACTCACGGCGTTATTAACGTGGTGTACTTAAATTAGATAGAATTTGGAACTTCATGTACAATAGCCTATGTTTTGGTAATTAATGTGCTGAAATTCATAGTGGCCATAACTTCATGTACACTACCAAAATTTCCCATTTGGCTATGTGCAAGTGCTGCCTTTGGTACTGCTTGCCAGAGCGTAGCCTTTCTTCGTGACGGTATTTAGTCTCTTTTTCCCAATCTACTTCTTGGTCTTCTCTTGTGACGAGGTGACCCAAGTTTTCATGAATGCTCTTAATTAACAAACGCATTGTTGTGTCGTATCAAATATTTGGCTCAACATTTCCACCACTATCTATTTGGTAGGGCTGTCAATGAGTCATGTTGGGTTAAGGTATCCCCCGTGTTATAAAACGTATGATAAAATATTGGCCACTCCTTACACTTTTACAAATACAACAGTTTACtcattcaagtttcaatttcaactgatcactccttatatttttcaaatttgagcaATTTGGAATTTCCGTCATCTCTCCATCCAATTTGAGTGTTAAGTTCTATCAAATTTATGTTTGCCAAACCAAcaacttaacacccaaattggATGGAGAGATGACATAATGGCCATATTACTTGAATTTGGAAAGAATAAGGAGTgataagttgaaattgaaacttgaaggaGTAAACTGTCAAGTTTGTGATAGTGTGACGAGTGACCAGTATTTTCTCCTAAAATGTAAACCCAAACACAACTCATTTAATAATTGTGTCAAAAATTGAAACTCAAACTGAACCCATTTATTAAACGGGTTACCTGTTTCCAACCCGTTTAActcatttaataaatatatatgtcattTTAGATTAGATAACCAACTAAAACaagaatcaaataaaaaaattcaatgtattactcaaaattctagttcaaaatgagaaaagacTTACTAAAcccttatatacatataatgttATCATTTTATATAGTTTGTGTACAcgtattttatataaaatttagtTCGACCCTTTTATTAAACGTGTTAGGTGAGTTCATTTCGTATTAGTGGTTAACCGTCGCTGACCCGTTTATTAAATGGGTCATGGCGGGTTGACCCGTTACTGACCAGTTTTTTAATCGTGCGAGCTCAACTCGCTTTATTTCTTACGGGTCTCAAGTCGTGTTATCGAGTCGTGTCGAAATTCACAGACCTATCTATTGTCATCCAAGACCTTCGCTTTCCTTGTTCTTAAAGTTGGTTGTGTGCAAGTTTGTcttcaaatttaaatttttaaagaGTCAATATGCTCGTAAGTTTTGTTCGTATCTTTCTCTATTAAAAATTAAAGCAAAtatctttcaaaaaaaattaaacaaataaatatcTTTAAACCTCCTATTCCTTCCTCAGCCTTACTCTAGTCAAGCACATGTAATTGGACAATTATACCTGTTCAAATGGAGACTCAACCACTTTTCTCTTCATTTCCATCTTATTAATTTGGCTCTCCCTTGAGAGCACGAGCCGGTTCATTTCTTCGATCAACGTCCCCACACAATCGATCTAAGGTGGTGAACTTGGTGACGTGATTCCTAACAAGTCCGGGTGTCGATCTGTTAGCCATGAAATGTGAAAGGGCTATATATACTTGTCGGTCCATGCAACAAATCTCTGTGTCCACATTGATCTCAAACGATCGATCTCATTCGCACGTAGCCGGTGTTGCTATACTGTATTTGTGGAGGAGAGCTTGGCCCGCAAAAGCTGAGAGCATAAGATCTGTTCCAACATTTAAAATTTACAAGAATGGTGAAAAGGTGAAGGAGATGATCCGCCCAAGCCACCAATTCTTTCAGTGAGAACCAGTTTCTAGCAAGCACCCATTTCTGGTCTCTCCTCATATTTATATGGTAACTCTTCTGGTGTTTACCGTCATTCATATCATACTAGGATTACCATTTTTCACATGTGACATGCTACTCAATAGTTTCATACAGTTTTTAAGGCAGAGAAATCCTGCAAGAGAGAATACTCAAAGAAATTTTCAAATAGCATGTTAGTCCACATTTGTGGAATTTTATATATGATCATTATTCATTTTAACTTCATCTCTAGTTTAATTCCAGCCTTTGGATTCCGTTGGTTGTTTCAATTGCCAGCCTCATATACTgtatttgtttcttcttttggTTGTCAAACACAGCGACGTGCTGGccaattcatatatatatatatatatatatatatatatgtcaaacatATGCTGCTCCACATTACTCTGGTGTCGCTGGCAAATTAAGACTTCTCTATGATTCTGATAGCAAGAATTTTCAACAAACCCCAAGTGTAAAATACGCTTCGGAAGTCCGAGCTGAAACCCCAAGTTCCCTCATTTCCAAAACACGGAATACAATACAAGTCATGCCCTTCTTGACCTCCGTGGACAATTCCTACAGTTCTAGAAAGCTTCCCCGTTTTGAATGGAAAAGCAAATTGTAATCTTTACAAGCGTGCTGGACTTGTTGAATTAAACTATCAGTTAATCCCGGCATCTTTGGTTTTCTACATATAAAGTAACAAAATCACAACAACCTTCATTCCGACTTTTAATATATCTACAACCGTGTTGACAACCAGACACGGCTTACATTTCCTCTCCCAACTGAGCAGAATTTTTCATAGTCTTCATCTGTGTTCTCTGATTTGAATTCGAACAAAATGGCAGAAGCTTTAACACAATCCCAGATTGCTGAGTTCCAGGAAGCCTTTTGTCTCATTGACAAAGATTCAGATGGTGAGTTTTCTCGCCTCTACTCTCTTGTTTATGTAGCAACCCTTGTTCTTAGAATCTAGTTAACTTACATGAGTTAGCATTCAACTATCAATTTGATATGTTTAGTTAGAACAATTGATAGGTTCGATGTTAGCTTGATATGTATTGTTAACTTATTCCATGAAAAGATTAAAAGGTCCTTTTGTTCATTGTAAACGTATTTGTTCGAGGATTGAATTTTGCTTCCCGGAAATGACAGACCACTTATCTAGTTATCTTGTTAGCTAAGTTACTAACATGATATTAAAGCTTTGGTTTGGTTTATGATCGATAATTCGATATAGTGAAGGTTCTGGTGCAATGTTATAATCAATAATCAGTTCAGCTTTATGTGCATTTCTGAAGTCAGTGGCATTGATTTGTAGGGGTTATTACCTTGCAAGAACTAGCGTCGGTGATTCAATCACTAGATGAACGTCCGACGAAAGAAGAAGTTCAAGACATGATTAGTGAGATTAGTTCAGAGGGAAATGGAACAATAGATTTTGAAGAGTTTTTGAATATCATGGCAAGGAAGATGcaggtatatatatgcacatatatatatgctatcATTATTGGAATGTATTGAGCTGTTTGAACCAAACTTAGATGCTGTAAATCTCTAATGCTATAGGAAAATGTTGCTGAGGAGCTGAAAGAAGCATTTAAAGTATTTGACAGGGATCAAGATGGGTATATTTCAACTTCTGAGGTATGTATATAAACGTGGTCACTCACTCCTATGTTTAGCATTAAGTAATTAACTATCTAGATGTGCTAATGTTataacatgattgttgatTCTTATTCTCTTTTGGCAGTTGAGACAGGTGATGATAAACTTGGGAGAAAGATTGAGCAATGAAGAAGCCGAGCAAATGGTCAGAGAGGCCGATTTTGATGGTGACGGTCTAGTTAGCTATGAAGAATTTGCAAGGATGATGCTCAGCTAGCTGATCTCAACTtcttacaatattctcacTTCAGTACTAATAGAATTAGTTGTCTCCTTAAGCCCCATTGCCTGGAAAAGTGCATGTTTTGCGCGCGGTGTTTGTTGTAACATATACGGGATATTTGTTCCACATATAAGTAAAATTCTAAAATCTTAATTTTCGAATAGTTCATAGTGATTTTTAGAAGTTAGTAGCATTTACAAGTAATAATCCCGAAAGCGGACCTTTTATCCAATCAAtatcattctttctttttctaatttttcggTTACATTATTagattaaatacttgtgacactctatattttaggtgtaaaaacagttttgtccttctactttcaaatttaatatgtatatcctttaactcttattttttaacaattttttccttttactttcaaattaaacttgtatatcctttaactcttatttttaacagttttgtccttcttttttaacagtttagtcaattccgttagttgaccgtaAAAAAATTCtgttaagccgttaaaatgcctagaatacccccaattcaaataagatttttttctttcttttctcatgccttttttattttctctttttgttttcttggttttaaatttaattcatcatatgtgctatcaaatatatataattgtaattaacacaaattatcaaattaattgtaaacaagaggagaattaatgacaatttcttaacatcaagttggaaataaataatttaaaactatttttgcatcaaagtatggatatgatagtagaagtcttttttgtcttagcattataaaaattaatcaaaatatgtttgtagagcatcataatataaaggAAGTTTATAATTGGATTTGAGTACTGGTACtcacatgtcattttaggcattatccaattgattataagatgtttacaattaatttgataatttgtgttgattacaattatatatatttgatagcacatatgatgaatgaaatttaaaaacaagaaaaacaaaaaaaaagaccaaaagagaaaataaaaaaggcataagaaaaaaagaaaaaaatattatttgaatttggggtattttagacattttaacggcttaacggaattttttaacggtcaactaacggaatggacaaaactgttaaaaataaaagttaaagaatatacagattaaatttgaaagtagaatgacaaaactgtttttacacctaaagtatagggtgtcacaagtatttaaccctacattatttctttttctagttgtacttgtatatctttaccatgtttcacaaatcacaatagaGAAAATTGACCAAACAGAAATGTAAATGATATTGATTGCACCTCATCCAATCAATATCATTATTTCTTGTTATGTTTCACATTTTCCTCATTCTGACTGTTCATGTCTCAAGTTTCACAAATATCATAAAGGTATCTCATGTTTGCACTTcagcttgattttttttaaaaatcaaACGTCAACTCATTTGTATTTCAATAGGCAAAACCAAGATAATACACCCGAAGACTGACAAAAATAGCTACATCTTCTGACTTAGTAAACTAACTATCCTTAAGTAAAACTAGCTATCCCTAGGTAAAATTAGCCAAAAAATTCAAGATTCACCCATCTTTTTATGGTCATGAAGCATAAAAACACATGATATATGTAATGTAGAAGACATGAATAAATTTTAACAATCACACCATTGTATCATTGTAACACGATCCAAATTATGCAGATGCAACAAAAGAAGCTCTCTTGTGCTCTACCGGGTTCACATCTGAGGCGACGATCACTGGATCTTTGCCACATATATCCATCGGGCTTACCACAAGCACCGCCAAAGTAGCCTTTGGTTTCACAGAAGCACCAActttgatcttttttttttgcagccATTTGTCTGCCAGGGAGAAAAACCCTAGTTGGCCCATCATCCCCTGAGGCACAATCAAACTCCCATCCACTGAGAGTCAAAGTCATCCCAGCCACCAATCCTAGAACGACAGCGACATCGGTGGATTTTCACTGGGACACGGGGTTGCCGACATAGATCTATACTAAACCAGATCCACCAGGCCACAAAGTGGTTGACCAAAATCCAAAGATGCTCGCCGGCACCATTGACTGCAACAAGTCAACATAAGCCCTCATACAACTAGCCTGGCACCACATACTCCTTTTTCAGCAACGCCATCAAGATCAACTCCCGTCCTGAGAGTAGATCTAGATTCATCGAAGTGAAGAGCTAAACCTCCGATGTCACAAGAACCCAACCAAAATGTACCGCCGTTACCTACCTCCCATACATCGCCATGAGAGCCACACACAAAAAGTAGGAAATAAGAATATGATATGGGTTTAATGCTTAGATGTATTATTCTCCAATATATgaggtatatatagaggtaCAAGTATTATCCTAATAGGAAATCTATACGTATAAGGAAATTAAACATTTACATAATATTCTACACTCCCCCTTAAGTTGGCGCATAGATGTCGATCATGCCAAACTTGTCAATTGAATCATCAAACACTTTTCTTGATACTCATTTTGTAATTACATCCGCCAATTGATCTTCAGTATGCACAAAAGAAAATCTGATGACTTTTATGTCTAAGTTTTCTTTGATAAAGAATCGATCTACCTCCACATGTTTAGTTCGATCATGCTGAACTAGATTATGAGAAATTTCAATTGCTAATGTGTTATCACAATGTAGGTCCATAGGTTTCTTGAGTTTGATACCTAAGTCCTTCAATACATTTCGTATCCATAACAACTCACACATTCCATGAGCCATCCCTCAAAATTCAGCTTCAGCACTTGACCGAGCAACaaccttttattttttactacGCCATGTAACTAGATTTCCTCCAACAAAAGTGAAGTATCCAGATGTAGACCGTCTATCAGTCTTATAACCTGCCCAATCAGCATCTATGCACCCCATAACTTCTAATTCACTCTTCTTTTCAAACAACAAACCTTTCGCAGGTGCCTTCTTGAGATACCTCAATATACGATACAATGCATCAATATGTTCTTCATTGGGACAATGCATAAATTGACTAACCACACTCACAACATAAGCAATATCAGGGCTAGCATGAGAAAGATAAATAAGTCTCCCTACAAGACGTTGGTACCTTCCTTTATCTGTTGGAGTTTGATCAGGATAGATGGCAAGGTTGTGATTCATCTCAATCGGTGTCTCAGCAGGCCTACAATCAAGCATCCCAGTCTCAGCTAACAAATCAAGTACATACTTACGTTGAGATAAAGAAATTTCATTCTTCAATCTTGCTACTTCAATTCCAAGAAAGTACTTTAATTGCCcaaggtccttcatctcaaattccttTGAGAAATAATCTTGTAAATCATCCATCTCTTTCGGATCATCTTCTGTGACAaccatatcatccacatacactATCAGAGCAGTGATCTTACGTTGATTACGCTTAATGAACAAAGTATGATCTGAGTTGCTCTGTTTGTACCCAAACACCTTTATTGCTTTGGAAAATCTCTCAAACCATGCTCTAGAAGACTACTTCAGGCCATATAAAGACTTCTTCAATTTACAAACTTTGCCAGCATCACAAGGCTTATGTTTGACTCCTGACGGCATGTCCATATATACTTTTTCTTCTAAGTTTCTATTGAGGAATGCATTCTTCACATCAAATTGGCGAAGTTGCCAGTCTCTAGCAGCTGCAAGAGAAATTAGAATTCTAACAGTCTTAATTTTTGCTACAGGAGCAAatgtctcttcatagtcaactCCATAACTCTGGGTATATCCTTTGGCAACTAATCTTTCTTTGTACCTATCAATGCTTCCATCACCTTTCAGTTTCATTGTAAACATCCAACGACATCCGATAGTCTTCTTTCTAGTTGGTTTAGTTACAACATCCCATGTTGTGTTTTTCTGTAGTGCTTCAAGTTCTTCATTCATCGCTTGTTTCCACTTGGGGTCTACTAATGCATCATTTACAGTACTAGGAATAGATACAGTGGATAATTGATCCAACGGCATCCGGTAGTCTTCTTTCTAGTTGGTTTAGTTACAACATCTCATGTTGTGTTTTTCTGTAGTGCTTCAAGTTCTTCATTCATCGCTTGTTTCCACTTGGGGTCTACTAATGCATCATTTACAGTACTAGGAATAGATACAGTGGATAATTGATCAACAACAAGAGCATGTGACTTCGACAACCTGTGATTATACATATAATTGGCTATTGGATATTTTGCTTACTTTAA from Argentina anserina chromosome 2, drPotAnse1.1, whole genome shotgun sequence carries:
- the LOC126785018 gene encoding calmodulin-like protein 11 produces the protein MAEALTQSQIAEFQEAFCLIDKDSDGVITLQELASVIQSLDERPTKEEVQDMISEISSEGNGTIDFEEFLNIMARKMQENVAEELKEAFKVFDRDQDGYISTSELRQVMINLGERLSNEEAEQMVREADFDGDGLVSYEEFARMMLS